Genomic segment of Ostrinia nubilalis chromosome 22, ilOstNubi1.1, whole genome shotgun sequence:
gttttgactgatgcccttggtcaatatcacttttgactgatttttccagtcaaaagtgattttgaccGAAGCGCGTTAGTCATAACCACTTTTGAgtgcaaaaattttatttttccgaTCGAACAAATTGATAATCTACTTACCTTTTACCTGATGAACTACTTTAAAGATATCTTACCTAGATATCTTTAAAGTAGTAACTAAAATAAATGTGATCAATTTGTATGAACAAATCATAAAAATGTTACACTTTAATGTGTTTTATAACACATTTTTATGATTTCCAAGTTATTTTGACTAATCATtaacactttgtatgaattttgactgattggtaaaattttaaatgaggCGAAACTTCTTTTGACCGATTATTTgcactcaaaagtggttttgactgatgcccttggtcaatatcacttttgactgatttttccagtcaagtgatattgaccaagacTGATGCCCTTGGcctcggtcaaaaccacttttgactggaaaaatcaatcaagtgatattgaccaagggcatcagtcaaaacaacttttgactgatttttgcagtcaaaagtggttttgaccgattatgagttttgactgtaacattaacacctcccgtatcgctcccatacctcaagcaTTGACTGAGTAACACGCTagatctacataataatattattatagtccaTTATAGGATTTAGAGTAGGTCTTTTGTGAAAAAATAGCCAATATACCTgtacaataaatactttaatttcAACACAATTTCAGTATCAACTtacattataaataagtaacatTTTTGCATATTTAAGTAATAATGTTATAACTAAgtactttttcattttttataataattttacataagcttttacgttttttttacataaataatttgataaaatattatgtgagttgcaacataatttttaattcaATATGTAACAATAAAAGTATTGTGGAgatatcaaaattcaaagtaacatataaattaaaccattaattaattaacttaggtatatttaaaaaaaaacttcgcaAAGAGAGTGTTTGACATCTTTATAACAAGCCTTGTTATTCATTTATTCCCAAACTAATTAAACCGTCTCAAATAGGGGGTAGATTCTCATGCAATACAGAGCATCTCTGAATAGATAAAAccgttttttgtaaaaatccgATTTCGATCGCTGCTCACCTTTAAAAAAACACagtcaaattcatttattcatagCAAGTTGGATTTTAAGTGCATATGTCCCAATATTccaccactgcttcgggaaaCTGATGTGATCCAGTCAAATCTGACGCCATTTAAGTTTACGTGGTTTTGACTTCCctctacttgaaaaaaaaaactatattacTCACGAGAATTGCCCCCCATACTTGGTTAaatatttcattcatttcaCAAATTCGTTTAAACACTTGTTTCATTTATTAACATTGttttacatttctgcattgtaGTATTTGACTTTTACAAGAAGAAAAGTCAGGaatgttatttataaaatactgttTTCATACATATAGTTTTATACGTTAAATACTATTGAACATAACCGTGCATCTTGCTCCCGTAACATTTAGTGCATTTCATAATAACAATGTTAGTAACCCTATACCTATACCTTTAAAtaacgcccgtgttcacaaacgatgcttgcttaagtgaagcagcaaattgaacgcacagcgttgaatagagctctgtgattggttcgtatgtgaccccgcgcgtccacgcgcactgtgagaactcatagtaatgtttgtgaaaacgggcgtataagtatcaaaacatcagtaaatgataaaaataaaaaatcattcaaaattaaattcgtatacataattttaaaatgtagtcgacagcacgtcaaacTTTACATAtctgttgaaaaatagcatctaaTACAAACACTTAAGATGCTGTTTGGCTTattcaattgtttttgtaagcactatttaataaaagtctaaataaacaaataaagaaattttgactttaacaGTTTCACTTTGAGATTACACTTTTCGAATATTTGGGTTccattaaagttaaaattatttgaGGGTATTTTTTGTAAGTGAAtctgcgcgtgacgtcacacacaTTCGTGTGACAAGAATCATAACATAACGTCGTCTCTTTCTCGCGCGTAAGAATCAGGCTGTATACACTATTGATTAACCACTACATGTATCACAAATATTTCGTAAGCACTCATAGATCGCACACtataattttaactttatcGTTATAAACCGTGCTCCAATGACATCTGTCAAAATCATTATGGTCCATATAGGTCGCTCAACGAGAGTTGAGACTTGGGGCcatcaacacaagcaaagatttgtataCGCTGTCTGCGCTGACATCTTGCGAAGTTGGACTAACAAATGCTTTCGCCTGCAGAGTTAAGGCCTGTCCAAGAGGGCGAATTCTACGCGCGAAGAATCCATACGCGCATTGGCGAGATACTAGGAGCCAATACATTGCGTCCACAAGACGCGCGAGTTGAAAATTCGCGCGTAAATCTCGTCATACAATACGCCCGTGTTCGCGCGTAGGATTCGCGGCGAATTCGCCCACCTGGACAAGGCCTCAACAAGAACGAAGTAGCTTGTATTCGATATTTAAACTGGTATTTGCAATGTGTTGTGTTCTGTATTCAAATACTTCAGTGTGAGTACGCGTTTGTCTCAACTTTCGTTGGACGACCTATACAAAACGCTCAACTCAATTAAGTGCTTGAAACTGAATCAAGTGTGGTCATTAACATCAGTTCAGTTTATTAAAGTACGCCTTTTTATCGCATTGCCATAACAGGAAATGTGTTTACATatttttgacagctgtcaagaGAGCCATGTTTTATCACACTGCTTTGTGCACTTATTTCTAAGCCTGCATAATGTTCTTCATAGGCTAATATCACAATGGAATTACTATTTCACAATCTGCATACAATTTTGATCTTTATATCATCAACAAAAGGGTCTACATTCGTAAGTACATTTCAGAACCATAGACACAACTGGGGCAGTTATACGCATTTTTTACTTTCAGTTGCGAGCACTTATTAGGAAATACATAGAGAACATCTTCGGTAAATGCATTATttatatactttttaaaatgcttctaaatgtttatttagatATTTCTATGAGAATTAGTCCAAGCGAATctgaactttatttttattattatcagaGCATATTTTAACTGCGTACTGACAATACACGATTGTCCCTAGTAGTTCGTTAGGAATGACAATAATTAAtggaatgaaataaataaagaaatactgCTCGCAACTGAACTACTGTATAGAAGACGCTTATCgatctttaaaattaattaagattttaaaaGAAGCGTTTCGTCCACATTGATAAAGGAATCTCGCTTTTGACAATTATTTCATcaagtaacttttttattattaagtttcatCTGTAACTTTCTAAAAACTTGAAAACTATTGTCGTGGGTTCGACTTCCATCTTAGgcaattatattttttcaagttattagaAATCGTGCATATTTTATCAAAGGTTTAAATGCTACATTCTATGTATTTATCAGTGACTTAAATACCATacaattatgcccgttttcaccattattccctaatttttgagtgacccctatgaaaacaaaattcctgttatttgttaccaaaggggtcacttaaaaattagggattgatggtgaaaacgggcattacacTATTATCGCGCACCATTACCCGTAACCATAGATAACAAAACATTTCCAAAACCAAGATCCCTTTATCAACTGGTCCTTTCCaccccggtctcccctacttaTGGCTGCCGAGCGTGCCCTTACACACGTATCCTTTGAGCGCCAACACGCCCCTGCACTTGATGTGAACCTGGTACCGAGCGCACCAATCCAAGTTGTGGCAACCTACTCCCGCGTCTGAGAGAGTTTTGACAGCTGCTATGGAGAGTAGATCTGGGGACAATGGATGGTTTTAAAGTTAATAAGGTAAGTAGCGGTAAAACTAAAAGGAAGATAATGTAACTATAACTCAAAAAAATGGGTTATTTTTTCTGAAAATGGCCCAAAACTGTAGTCGACTTGAAGAAAGCTACCTGCCTACATTTTCATATCATTTGTTTTCTAAAGGTGCTTCTTACCTGGGGGTCGGCGTGTGTCATTGCGCTGCATGTCAATGGCGCAATAGAAGTGGGCACGATATAGCACGAGACCAAGTTGCTATGCACCGTAGACGTCTTTAAGAAAGCGAGTTGTCTAGGTCTCTAATGCCcttttttaccatcaatccctaatttttaagtgacctgtatggtaacacataacaggaattttgttttcataggggtcacttaaaatcagggattgatggtgaaaacgggcataagtattCTTTTATCCCTGAGTGGTGGCAGTTCTTACCTGGCGCGACAGAAAGCAAACAGCGACGGCGGTACGACAACACGAGGTGTTGGTTGATACACCAAAGTCGACTTGAAGAAAGcgactatagtctatccaatatagcttgattagaatgacagctgtcaaacgaatgtgactagtgctgggtatgtttcgtacggttcacatagatgtatcgataagttttcgaaaaaatgatataaaaaatgcacccaatttttcttcatatctttattcataaaaatgacaattataatttaaatttaaagagagtaaaatttaaaattcatgtcaagggtgtacaacctaagtcgtagtcattatcatcagtgttcttcagtggttttttcctcttgctagagggcggtgggcatctcttctagagcaacggtgctatgaatacccaaaaaattatcggtgattgatttccgatgtttgattatttaagaatgaaatgttttttggtttttaatagtgaacatttagaaaaacgtataacttgacttaaatatgttaaaaaattagttagaatttttttttgttaaatatgttatttatattatttgtagagacgtcgttaatactctagcttgatttttataatttcgaattactacttattggtgtaatttaacgctgcatttacacgaaattaacatttttattggaagcactgtcgtcgaaaatattgtttgtaggtcagacgtgaattatttcttgtccgccaatatttagctctcattgatcgctactacaaagttatgtcgttacttttgatggcagctgtcattctaatcaagctatattggatagactatagtctGGGTCTCTATCGGGCCAGATCCTTGCTCTCTTTATTAGATTCTTCTCACTCGTTGGCGCGGCAGAAGGCGTGCAGCGAGGGCAGGTTGATCTATACTACAGCCAGGTTGAAGTAAACCTAAAGCATCTGGCCCGTAAGAATTTGATTTAGAAGTGTATATGCTTACCTGGTGATCtgataaaggtcgcgggaagtacctagatgcgggcagcggaggtccggtttttgtggaaatccttgggggaggcctttgtccaacagtgggcgtcatttggctgaaataaaCAATGCTTACCTGGCGGGTTTAGGTCCCAATCAGGTCATATCCTTTAGTGGTTCTTACCTGGTGTCAGGAGTCCAAGTTGATATGAACCACGGTCGCTTGAAGAAAGCGACTAGTCTAAGACCCTACGTGTTCAAACTCCTTTATTCCTGAAGAGGGGTCCCTACGTCATCATATCCTTTATGAGTGATGGTAGTTCTTACCTGGcgggtcagcgtgcgtcagcagCTGCACGTCGTTAGCACTCTTGTAGCAGAATTCTGGGCTGACATTGTGTAGGTTTGTTTTGACACAACAAGAAGAATAAGCGACTAGCCTAGGTCCGTGTTTATGTATGAGCTTCTCACCTGGCGGGTCGGCGTGCGTCAACAGCTGAAGGGCATAAGCACAACAAAAAGCGGCGCGACACATGTGCAACACCACAGTTGCTTGAAGGAAGCGACTAGTGTATCCCTGAGTGCATCTTACCTGGTGGAAAAGCGTGCGTCAGTAGCTGTCTTTAGCGCGACAAAAAGCAACACGCCAGAACACGATGACAGGTTGATTCACACCTAACATTAAAAAAGTCTAGGACCTTATTTGTTCATATGAGCTTCTCACCTGGCGGGTCGGCGTGCGTCAGCAGCTGCACGTCGTTGGCGCGGCAGAAGGCGTGCAGCGAGGGCGGCACGACGCAGCACGAGGCCAGGTTGATCTGCGCGATGGCCGGCCGGACGCGCGCCCACGCGTGCAGCTTGCGAGACATTACCTAGTACTCACCCAGCCACCCAGACAAACAGGAGGTCTACTCTGAAACaccgtttacgtagtttcgggtctatctgttaCCGTCGCTCgcgctggcatctcgctttgcgtgagagggagggcaacattcgaaacttctgataacgtttttcggagtaaccccgcagGTTGATCTGTGCTATAGCCAGCAGGACGCGCGCCCACGCGTGCAGCTTGCGAGACATTACCTAGTTATAGCTCTGAGATCAGTCTTGATTCTTCTTACCTGATCAACAGCTGGACTTTGTTAACATGACAGAAGGCACGACACAGCACGAGATCTGTGAAATATGATAGTCGACTTGAAGGAAGCGACTATCTATACTTAATTACCTAGTTACACCCTAGAGAAGTCCAGTTAGATTCTTCTTACCAAGAGGATAAAAAAGCTGCTTAAAGCGACAGAAAATGGCATAACACAGCATGAGGCCAGATTAAATTGCATGATTGTCGACTTGAAGAAAGATACTTCCTTCCTTTCTTACCTGTTAATATGCTTCTTCTTACCTGATGGGTTGGCGTGCGTCAATAGCTTCACGTCATTAGTGCGACAAAAAGTGACACGACACAGCACGAGACCAAGTTGTCAGTCGACTTAAAGAAAGCGACTGGCCtacttgttttctttttctttcttaaggtatagtctggtcgcgactgtgcgactggcacccgcagtgagtgtgcgagcgcgatagcaacataattacgcgcgagcgataaggatgggtagcttggggtcattggacaaaattctacgtgctcacggaccaggctttagttctCACCTGGCGGGTCGGCGTGCGTCAGCAGCTGCACGTCGTTGGCGCGGCAGAAGGCGTGCAGCGAGGGCGGCACGACGCAGCACGAGGCCAGGTTGATCTGTGCTATAGCCAGCTTAAAGTAAACCTAAGCATCTGGCCCGTAAGAGCTTGATTTAGAAGTGTATATGCTTACCTGGTgacctggtaaaggtcgcgggaagtacatGGATGGGGGCAGCGCAGGACCCattttttgtggaaatccttgggggaggcctttgtccagcagtgggcttctttggctgaaacgaacaatgCTTACCTGGCCGGGTTTAGGTCCCAATTAGGTCATATCCTTTAGTGGTTCTTACCTGGTGTCATGAGTCCAAGTTGATATGAACCACGGTCGCTTGAAGAAAGCGACTAGTCTAAGACCCTACGTGTTCAAACTCCTTTATTCCTGAAGAGGGGTCCCTACGTCATCATATCCTTTATGAGTGATGGTAGTTCTTACCTGGcgggtcagcgtgcgtcagcagCTGCACGTCGTTAGCACTCTTGTAGCAGAATTCTGGGCTGACATTGTGTAGGTTTGTTTTGACACAACAAGAAGAATAAGCGACTAGCCTAGGTCCGTTTTTATGTATGAGCTTCTCACCTGGCGGGTCGGCGTGCGTCAACAGCTGAAGAGCATAAGCACAACAAAAAGCGGCGCGACACATGTGCAACACCACAGTTGCCTGAAGGAAGCGACTAGTGTATCCCTGAGTGCATCTTACCTGGTGGAACAGCGTGCGTCAGTAGCTGTCTTTAGCGCGACAAAAAGCAACACGCCAGAACACGATGACAGGTTGATTCACACCTAACATTAAAAAAGTCTAGGACCTTATTTGTTCATATGAGCTTCTCACCTGGCGGGTCGGCGTGCGTCAGCAGCTGCACGTCGTTGGCGCGGCAGAAGGCGTGCAGCGAGGGCGGCACGACGCAGCACGAGGCCAGGTTGATCTGCGCGATGGCCGGCCGGACGCGCGCCCACGCGTGGAGCTTGCGAGACATTACCTAGTACTCACCCAGACAACCAGGAGGTCTACTCTGAAACaccgtttacgtagtttcgggtctatctgttaCCGTCGCTCgcgctggcatctcgctttgcgtgagagggatgacaacattcgaaacttctgataacgtttttcggagtaaccccgcagGTTGATCTGTGCTATAGCCAGCAGGACGCGCGCCCACGCGTGCAGCTTGCGAGACGTTACCTAGTTATAGCTCTGAGATCAGTCTGGATCAGCTGGACTTTGTTAACATGACAGAAGGCACGACACAGCACGAGGTCAGGTTGTGAAATATGGTAGTTGACTTGAAGGAAGCGACTATCTATTTCATTACCTAGTTACACCCTACAGAAGTCCAGTTAGATTCTTCTTACCTGGAGGATCAGAGGGCCTAgcgtgagtttacatcaaacgcgctcactagtgagcgcgtcaaaaatgacattaaataaatgacggattgtacagcgcccctagcgggaaacgtttaaaaactaaaatttgcataaattttttaacgcgctcactagtgcgCGTTAAGCGCGTTAAGAGCTTCCTTACCTGATATATCCTTGAGAAGTCTTCGTAAGAAGACttctacttcttcttcttatggATTAATAGCTCTATGTCAAAGGGGCGATAAAAAGGTACACGACACAGCAACAAGCCAAGTTGCAGACCAGTAGCTTTCCGCAGTCAACTTGCAGAAAGAGACTCGTCTAGGGCTATACTCTAGGACCCTACGTGTTCATGCTTCTCACCTGGCGGGTCGGCGTGCGTCAGCAGCTGCACGTCGTTGGCGCGGCAGAAGGCGTGCAGCGAGGGCGGCACGACGCAGCACGAGGCCAGGTTGATCTATACTACAGCCAGGTTGAGGTAAACCTATAGCATCTGGCCCATAGAAAGCTAGAATTAGAAGTGTATATACTTACCTGGTgacctggtaaaggtcgcgggaagtacctggatgcgggaagcgcagggccggtctttgtggaaatccttggggaaggcctttgtccaacagtgggcgtcgtttggctgaaacgaacaatgCTTACCTGGCGGGTCGGCGTGCGTCAGCAGCTGCACGTCGTTGGCGCGGCAGAAGGCGTGCAGCGAGGGCGGCACGACGCAGCACGAGGCCAGGTTGATCTGCGCGATGGCCGCTTGAAGAAAGCTACTTGGTTTAGGTCCCGATCAGGTCATATCCCTTAGTGGTTCTTACCTAGTGTCAAGAGGCCAGGTTGATCTGCACCATTCGCTTGAAGAAAGCGACTAGTCTGGGTCTCTATCGGGCCATATCCTTTATTCTAgctcagtagcggcgtaagtgGGGTGCggttgtctttcaatcttcgaatcggtaggtaaccccaaaatcctgggggtaCCATGGGGTgtcttaggacttatgacggggggggggggggaggtgATCGCCCAATCAGGGCATATCCTTTAGTGGTTCTTACCTGGTGTCATGAGTCCAAGTTGTCGCTTGAAGAAAGCGACTAGACTGGGTCTATCGGGCCATATCCTTGCTCTCTTTATTAGATTCTTCTCACCTGGCGGATCAGCGTGCGTCAGCAGCTGCACGTCGTTGGCGCGGCAGAAGGCGTGCAGCGAGGGAGGCACGACGCAGCACGAGGCCAGGTTGATCTGCGCGATGGCCGGCCGGACGCGCGCCCACGCGTGGAGCTTGCGTAAACAACCGCCGCCAACGTCGGCCACGCCTAACTGGTGGACGCGACCTAGAAGGTGTTTAAAGGATGCTTAAAACGGTATCGCTTAAAATTCTCAGctacaatgaaaaaaaaaacaggaaaACTTTTAGAGATATAGAGAagtgccaactaatgcgctgagtttacacataaagtaatcaaaatatgtgctctttatttaattattactcAACggtcgaataatctttagtactacgcaagcaatgtaaactgtttacagtaAGCAGTTTACGTCGCTGCTATCatcaatgtgttctgtttttgggcatattgctgcgacaccggccctgcccccttgtcacatctccctttagtttctgtgatctgtgggaAAACCAATGTGACCGACATAGCTTGCAAAATTACAGGGCACGtggctcgaagagctgatggccttTAGGgaagaaaagttcttgagtggttACCACGGGCCTGTGTGGGCAggcctactaggtggactgacgatctggtgaaggtcgtgggatgtacatggatgcgggcagcgtaggaccgatTGTTGTGGAAGTCTTTGGAGGAGACCTTTGAAATTATAGCATTAGCTACCTATTGGTAATGAAATTTTCACATTGGATAGCTTCAAAGATATGTTTAACATTacgttgttttttatttacccAGATGCCATTAATCTACTTATTAACATTACGATTACGATACTTATCAGTCACACAGCGTTTAAGTGATGTTGTTTAGACAGCTGAACCAACACTTGGACAGAGTAGTTCTAAATGTGTGTCAGCCAAAACGTCAAGCTGTAAGTACTCATGCTCGTTTCACacatttccacaacgaccggtcatGTCTACATCCAGATGCTTCCAGCTACTTCGCCAGATTTTCGGTTCAATGGACAAATTATCTGCTAAAATGGTAGTTTTACCTACCGTTAGCTGTTTGCCCCACCCACTACCACTTAAGTACTCATTTTCGTTgtttcgtccactgctggacaaaggcctcccctaaggatttccacaaagaccggtcttgcgccgcTTTAGCATCCAgccacctcccgcgaccttcaccagatcgtccgtcctcctagtgggaggcctgctcacgctacgtcttccggctcgtggtcgccactcaagaactttcctgccccagcggccatcagctctacgagctatgtgccccgcccactgccacttgattttagcgattctgctcTCATAAGTACTCATTTACTACTCGGTAAATATTGTACTTGAAACTCGTTACCCTCAGTTTTATACCCAACAAAAGATGATAAATTACCTTCTTTGgttattaaattttacattAAGATTTGCATCTTAAGATTGTCAAGCTAAAACTTTTCCTAGCTGATTCAGCGTAATACTCTTGAAAAATATGACGGATTTTCTCAATGTCCCAGTAGCTCATTTTGAAGCATAGATCATTGCGAGTTTGTAAAAATTGAGTTACCTTCTTCAACATAGTCTTCTAGCACGCTCCACAGCACCTTGATCCCAGGCAATATCGCTTCACACTTCCTAGCATCCGCCTCGCTGTAAACCTCTCGCGTTTGAGACCTATAGCTCCCAGTTTCATACTCAAAGAAGATGATGGTAATTACATTCTTTAACATAGTCTTCTAGCACGCTCCACAGCATCTTAACCCCAGCTAGGATCGCTTCACACTTCCTGGCATCTGCTTTGCTGTAAACCTCTGCCTCGCGTTTGACTCCTGTAGCTACAAGTTTCATACTCAAAGAAGATGACGGTAATTACGTTCTTTAACATAGTCTTCTAGCACGCTCCACAGCACCTTGATCCCAGGCAATATGGCTTCACACTTCCTGGCGTCTGCTTCGCTATAAACCTCTCGCGTTTGAGACCTATAGCTCCCAGTTTCATACACAAAGAAGATGATGATAGTTACCTTCTTTAACATAGTCTTCTAGCACGCTCCACAGCACCCTAATCCCAGGCAATATCGCTTCACGCTTCCTGGCGTCTGCTTCGCTGTAAACCTCTCGCGTTTGAGACATAGTTTCCAGTTTAATACTCAAAGAAGATGACGGTAATTACCTTCTTTAACATAGTCTTCTAGCACGCTCCACAGCACCTTAATCCCAGGTAGGATCGCTTCACATTTCCTGGCGTCTGCTTCGCTGTAAACCTCTGCCTCGCGTTTGAGACCTGCGGCTCCCAGTTTCATACTCAAAAAAGATTATGGTAATTACCTTCTTTAACATAGTCTTCTAGCACGCTCCACAGCACCT
This window contains:
- the LOC135082684 gene encoding glutamate--cysteine ligase regulatory subunit-like; its protein translation is MSRKLHAWARVRPAIAQINLASCCVVPPSLHAFCRANDVQLLTHADPPDLLSIAAVKTLSDAGVGCHNLDWCARYQVHIKCRGVLALKGYVCKGTLGSHK